The stretch of DNA AAGCCAGAGATGTATACGGTACCATCTTCAGTGTGATACATCCATCTTAGATAAGACCTTTCTTCATCGTAAATGGGTCTAAGGAACCCTATAATAGAAACACCATTTGAAGGATGGTccattcttttaatatattccacGTTGTTGACCGCCTAGAAGAAAAATCGTAAAGGATAAATGTTATTTCTCCCAGAACCTATGAATCTGttaaatcattttcatgttGAAACTTGAGATATTAGCTATCTATCGGTTTTTGTTGTGTTCTTTTTTGGGGAGGATGGAGGACCTTTGTTAAACACTTCGAGAAATAAATTGGATGAATAGAGTTTGTAGTGTCAGGATGTCCCCAATTCACAGAAATGTTAAACTCCTCCATTTCAGAGACCTGTTTGAAGAAGAATACACTTCAGATTTAAATTACTCACATgcataaaaagaaacaattggTAACTAAAACAACTTTCTAAATTCCATAATTTAAACATCTGAAAATGCAAACCTCAacaacatcatcttcatcatcaaatGTGAATAATTCATCATCCTTTCCATTATTGAAAATGTCATACTCACTAGCAGTTCTTctattattatcatatattgGGATGTCCATTCCAATGAAAACACTCTGAAGAAACAGAGACCCTGAATATCAATTTCACAACTTCTACGTTATAGATAAGGACGGGGAAACAAAAAGACCATGCCAAAACTACTTCACTTTACCGTCCAAACAACAAATATAGCTCTTCAAGCTGTTCAATAAAAACAAAGttgaatcacttaaaaaaataatacttttaagaTGAGTACATAATCTCATGATCTGAATTAGTAACTTCATATGTGAAATTGGCTTTTTTATTGAGTGAAAACATGAAATCTAACAAGGAGTCCCAAATACATCAgtcaaaagaaataaagaaaagaaaagaaacaagagaGAAGTAAGTGGAAGAAGAGATTAGAAGCCTGGACCTTATAACTAGAAATACTACACACAGGCATCAGACGGTTCCCTGACACATATATGCAGCTTTCATGTACTTCAAATTTAAAcagagaataataataataataatttgcaTCACAGGGTGACAgagaaatataagaaaaaggGTGTGGAATAATCCTTAGAgtagagaagaaaaagagaaatctCAACAGCTAAGCATAGTCGGTAACTCTTTGCATGACTAACAATGAAATCCCTTTGTAAACCGCTACTAAATTCCTACCACAGGATTGTTAGCTCCACGATCTGCCAAAATGTTTGCATCATCaaagatttcaaaatatatatctacagaaaagaaaaacaaattaaagcaATAAGTTAAAATTCTCAATGTTTAATACTAAATCATGAATTCATTAAGGTAATTGATAATTCTCACatcataaacaaaatatatatatatatatatatatatatataacaaaaaaaaaacaaacctcCAAAATCATCAATATGGTATTGAAACTCAGCCCATGAAATCTGCTCATGTGGTTCACAGTGTACCATTCCAGGAAATACTAGCAAGGCGTTTTTATTAGCCTAATGCCAACAAACAGGGCATGATGATAAAAGGATATGGATACCACCAAAATACGTTAagcaaaatagaaaaatcatatTAAGTGTGCTAAGCCTGCATCTCTAGATATAGCAAATTAACTCCTTTCACATTCACGAATGCATTTAGGCACAAACCTCTACAGTTGTTTTTGCCATTTCAGGAGGAGAGAGTCTAGCTGGCTTTATATCATCAGAACCTTTCAGTTCTTCAAGAGGATGATAACCTTGTTCATCCATGTGATCAGAAGAATCGGGTATAGAATCTGAATAATCTGCAGCAACATTAACCTTTGAAAGGCACTGATCATGCCCTGTGGATGGCCAAAGGAGGTGTGGCAATCCAAAACATGAACTTTTGTACCTAAAGATAACCAAAACTGTTTCAGGAAACAAAGCATTTAAGATCTTTCAAGAAgaataataacataaacaagATTTCACAAGTGACAAGAACAAGCCCATATAAATAATTTCCGCAATCACagtttttgttaattttcaaCTAACACAGTAAATGGAATATTTGATTGCAGAATCAATAGAAGGAAGAGACTACTGAAAATATTGGTCTcacataaataaaagttaaaccCGTTAAAAATATAGCATTACTGTTTTGAGGGTTTTAGATGCTAGGAATCTAAGTATGAATTTGAATCCCATTTGagtagaaataaaaaagttgagcAATATATAAAGACCCACAAActcattgttttaaagttttaagttGAAGAGGTGTCGTAATCTCTTATATGGATTTGCTTATGACTCATTGGTGCAGTATCTTTCCAATGTATCTCCTGAAAAGAATCTAACAGTGATATCAAGgcctataaaaaaataaaaagggaaggaaagaaaagaagtCACTCATAATAGTCGAGTGCCATACTGATACGGAATTTGGatgcaaataaatataaaatatctttccCTAATTTCCTTGTCTCTAATAGAGACAAATTGAATAATCCCACATGTAGTACTATTACAATTCCATAAGCAAGAGAAGGGTGAATTGACTTTCAAACTGATCACTCTATTTTCTGAATAAGGGTAAATAATCATCAACATGCAATATATAAGCACCTTGTGCTGGCAAGGTCATGCCATCTTCGGCCATCAATAGGAAGTTTGATTGAATTGCTTGTTATTCCATATGATGTAGAGTAACATATCCCTTCTACAAGACACACAGTGTTGAACAAATATGAAAACACCATCCAGAAGAGAGAGCATTTGAACACAACATAAATCCTCAAGTCAAAGACGATAACAAGTGTACTGTAGGCAAGTATCTCAAAACACATAAAAGAAACGGAAATGTcaaaaatgtgtaaaaaaattataaatcatctAAGATGTTCTATCATTCGAGAACAAAAAATCCCGTCTCCGTAAAAAATTTGCTCTCACTCTCgaagtcaaaactctcaaagtCAAATTCCTAGCATGTGTAGTGTACGTAACTCAAATcacataaaacaaaagaaaatctcaaaatgtataaaataactaaagtcGTATAAGTTCTATCACTCCATAACAACAACATAGTCTCGATCAAAATTTTGCGCTCCTTCTCGTTATCAAATTCCTAAAATCCGCATTTAGCcctaaaacttttatacttctTGACAATCTTAAGACCGTAAAAACATTTAAGTTATTGATTTTGCTCCGGCGAACTCCACAGTTCTATTATTGTAAAAGCAAATGAAGCATTCTCCTACTTAAAAACTCGATTGAGCCTAATAACTTGAGAACATTATAATCTAACTAGATTTAAATAAGCATGCATGAGCAAAAGGATTTCCCCAGGACCAATCGTTTTGTTGCGAAATGAATTAACGGATTGTCTATTTGACGGAGTAATAGTATTTCGGAAATTGAATAGCGTAGAAAGAAGAGTTCGAAAAATTTACCAGAAGGTGACGAAAGTGAAGAAGAAGCAGGAGGTCGAATAGCCATGGAAGACAACGACGATTTGAGAAGAGAGGGAGAGTGTGTGCGTTTCTCGCTTTTTATGTGTCAGTGAAAGCGATTACTAACAAAGACTCCAGCAGAGACATGACGATGGCATGTGCTTCTGTTGTGCAGTGCTACTTCTGCTTCTCGAGTGCTATGACCTCATTTCAACTCCTTCGATCCTCTCCTGCATCCCCAGCTTCATAATCCATGAAGAACATATCTGGAGCGCTCGTCACTTTCTCGCCGTTGTTTAAATTCGGTATGATGGATGATCAACGGTTGTGGTTCACCTAAAAGTTTGCTGTATATAAAATTGGCTACACAGGATTACTCTGCCTACTTTACCCTCGCTTCCAACGTAAGCCACGTTTCCTTCAACTTTTTCCGTTTCATTTATCAACGTTgttgattaaattatttcacCTGGCGACAAtggttattaattttattttcagttagttttgtacatattaaaaaataaataagtttaatattaatgatataataaatatttttgggttTTGTCAATTAATTTTCACTATAAAAGATTTGTGTAAACAAAATGTTTTATGTTTGGAGCTGATAGATATACATAGCAAACTAGCTTTACCAAGTTAATTTAAAACGTAGGCATGGCGTTGAGTTAATTTAAAGTGGGCTTGGCTACAAAATCATAAATTTGTCCTATTTCTAAATTTGTGTATGATGTATCATGAGTTCTTATCTCCAAAGAATattctattataatattattcttgGATGAATGCTAGATACAGAAATTGAAGATAGAATTTGGTTGTCCCAGCATGATGCTTCTATTTTAACTTTTCCAATATCAACTCTTGTTTTAAGAAACAGAGAAAAATATGCATCGTTAAGAAATTAACATCGGTTTCACAGGAATACTAACAGGAATACTAATAACGAGagcataaatttttaaattaattcccTTGATTTTCTAATAGCTGAaagcatatatattttaaagagtaaCCTTTACagttttcaaatataatttttatttagatttactTATGTTTTCCCTACAATGCATCAAATAATACCTTACTTTTACTTAACATAACACACATTATATGTTAATAAATTCAGGGCATGTTTGTTTAAACCCCAAAAAACTTCATTTAATTGGGacatattttaacataatttttattattgaaatgaaCTTAGACATACATCTCAATTacatttaacaatttaaaattattagtcTAAATCAATTCcactaaaatttaaacaaacaaGTCTTCATTTTGCAATGTCTTCCATTGCGATAAATCAACAAAAGAAGCCAATGGTTGCTCCTCTCAGGAGTAATTGGCACATGACCCCTGCTGGTTGCTGCTAAGTTCAGAACATGGCCAAGGACTAACCTGATGAGCAAACCCAGACACATCAGAACATTTCCAAGGAGGATTTCTAGGTCCTGTCACTCCTCGAAGGTTGATATCATAAAGGCAAATATCAGTGAAAGGTGAATTTTTCACCCCTTGTATCAAGCCAGCCTGCAAAACCTTCACACCCCAAACATTCTTAATTGTGACACCCTTCACAAGGGGAAGAGCATTCGGATCAAATTTGTCATCTGGGTGGCCCCCAACATCACCTGAGATCCTTATTCCCTTCCTTGCCTCCTCCATATACACATGAGACACTGTTATATTCTTTATGAATCCACCCCTGCCACTGTTGGTCTTAATGTGAATACCAATTCCCATTTTGTAAAGGTTGATGTGTTCAGCAAGTACATTCTCCACCCCACCAGAGGTTTCACTGCCAACAGCAATCCCAGCAAATGGAGATGATCCACTTACGCGCCTGATGGTGATGTTAGAGCTGGGAAGGCCATAAGCAATCCCGTATTCATCCCATCCACTCTTCACAGCCACAAGATCATCTCCAGTAGATATGTATGAATCCTCTATGCATACATTTGAACTTGAATCTGCATCAATGAATTACTTGTATGAATGATAtgaaatggtttttttttttttttaacttgtctAACCAACCAAATGGTGCCGTAAATTTCAACCACCAGATAACCACTGGGATTTTGCCATTAACTACTGCATTGTAGTGTTGTTAACTTGGTGGAAGGcaatataaatacaaaacttGAGAGGATATTGGTCAAATCTCAAGCCACACTGACTACATTTGAGTGCATCTTGTGACCAGTATCAAACAAGACAGATGTGTTTAAAAGGGAAAGAATTCCAAAAACCAAAATGCATTGGctacaaacaataaaataagacCAGTTAGTAACCTAGCACAGTATGTGCAAGCTGTTTGTTGTATCAATTTCACTATTTTCATAATGTGTGCTCAGTATCACTCATTCTCTCCTAATctctattattaattaaaccatAAACTTACATGCGAAACTTAAAAGGTAACACTCATACAAAACTTTGAATATCTAAAAGAATGTTTTGCCAATATTTTTCTGTCTAGAAACCAACCACTACTTACCTGGATCAATGCCATCAGTATTTGGAGAGTCTCGTGGCGCCAAAATGGTGACAAATCGAATAACAACATTGCTGCAAAGAAATCAGACAATTAGGAATCAGATCTAAGGATGAGAGCCAGTTAGTTTCTAGAAACAAAGTAACAAAAACTTATAAAGAATTCATACAAACATCATGGTAAAATATtggtacaaaaataataaataagagacATGAAGAATGCTATCTATCACCAGACGTTAAATTCCTCAAGAGTGCTAACCTATCTCGACCTATACCTGCTGTAAACTGGGTGTATGTTCCAGAAAGGAGAATTCTTGAAGATTACATTTGAAATAATGATATCTTTAGAATTCACAAATTCAACAAGGTTTGGTCTGGTAAACTGAAGAGATCCCTGTCTCCACTTATTCCACCACACATCTCCTTGTCCATCAATTGTCCCATTTTCACCtgtgaaaaatatatgaaatgacCGTGTGTGAGAGACACAGATATAGTTTGGACACGAAACCCACTAGTCTTCATAAAATAATCTTCCAGCAGCCAATTATTGGTATGCTAGTTtggaaaaaatattacaatttttaaatatttaaatacaataaatttcaattcatctaattttaaattattttatttttaaatacttgtttaaataaaataatttaaatttttaatttttaatatgagtaaaatatttgaatttgtaaaaaaatttattgaaatattaaataatacttaataattaaaaaatatcagtgTAGATGATCTATTTAGTTGATTTTTATTGatgttatttttctatcaaaatttataaaaaggaaattcaaCTTATAATATAGacaacatttttttgaattacgatagatcaatattattttaagttgatatttgatcacaattatttaaattgacatTCACAAAAACTTACTGTATTCACAAAGAAATCTTAATTAGTATtagttaaaagttaaatttcaaCCACTATTGACAAGAATAATATATGcaatgatgaaagaaaaaataatcacTGAGAACAAATAATCTCCagcattaataaaaaaaaaaaactctatcTAATATTGAATGAGAAATAATAATAGTCTAAAAGAAAGTGCTAACATATCATTATCGATGAAAAAATGTTAGTCaacatcaattaaaataatccTCCTAAATAGAATAATCTTAATGAAAGTGTCCCTACCATGATTAAGTTGAGGAAAGA from Vigna unguiculata cultivar IT97K-499-35 chromosome 8, ASM411807v1, whole genome shotgun sequence encodes:
- the LOC114194492 gene encoding uncharacterized protein At3g49140 isoform X3 translates to MAIRPPASSSLSSPSEGICYSTSYGITSNSIKLPIDGRRWHDLASTRYKSSCFGLPHLLWPSTGHDQCLSKVNVAADYSDSIPDSSDHMDEQGYHPLEELKGSDDIKPARLSPPEMAKTTVESVFIGMDIPIYDNNRRTASEYDIFNNGKDDELFTFDDEDDVVEVSEMEEFNISVNWGHPDTTNSIHPIYFSKCLTKAVNNVEYIKRMDHPSNGVSIIGFLRPIYDEERSYLRWMYHTEDGTVYISGLRDSYSNSIDDQGNSNSTLYRLEILKIKLYSLYGNQSEISVLEFQDAEPDILAHSSSEILERFNRFCHDDLKALCKKKGLDAEGAYLVGVDSLGVDVRVFSGAEVKTHRFPFKIQAATINAAAKQIWQLLFPRSQRKKNMKKWRTTTMI
- the LOC114194492 gene encoding uncharacterized protein At3g49140 isoform X1, which codes for MAIRPPASSSLSSPSEGICYSTSYGITSNSIKLPIDGRRWHDLASTRYKSSCFGLPHLLWPSTGHDQCLSKVNVAADYSDSIPDSSDHMDEQGYHPLEELKGSDDIKPARLSPPEMAKTTVEANKNALLVFPGMVHCEPHEQISWAEFQYHIDDFGDIYFEIFDDANILADRGANNPVSVFIGMDIPIYDNNRRTASEYDIFNNGKDDELFTFDDEDDVVEVSEMEEFNISVNWGHPDTTNSIHPIYFSKCLTKAVNNVEYIKRMDHPSNGVSIIGFLRPIYDEERSYLRWMYHTEDGTVYISGLRDSYSNSIDDQGNSNSTLYRLEILKIKLYSLYGNQSEISVLEFQDAEPDILAHSSSEILERFNRFCHDDLKALCKKKGLDAEGAYLVGVDSLGVDVRVFSGAEVKTHRFPFKIQAATINAAAKQIWQLLFPRSQRKKNMKKWRTTTMI
- the LOC114194492 gene encoding uncharacterized protein At3g49140 isoform X2, translating into MAEDGMTLPAQVLVIFRYKSSCFGLPHLLWPSTGHDQCLSKVNVAADYSDSIPDSSDHMDEQGYHPLEELKGSDDIKPARLSPPEMAKTTVEANKNALLVFPGMVHCEPHEQISWAEFQYHIDDFGDIYFEIFDDANILADRGANNPVSVFIGMDIPIYDNNRRTASEYDIFNNGKDDELFTFDDEDDVVEVSEMEEFNISVNWGHPDTTNSIHPIYFSKCLTKAVNNVEYIKRMDHPSNGVSIIGFLRPIYDEERSYLRWMYHTEDGTVYISGLRDSYSNSIDDQGNSNSTLYRLEILKIKLYSLYGNQSEISVLEFQDAEPDILAHSSSEILERFNRFCHDDLKALCKKKGLDAEGAYLVGVDSLGVDVRVFSGAEVKTHRFPFKIQAATINAAAKQIWQLLFPRSQRKKNMKKWRTTTMI
- the LOC114193380 gene encoding probable polygalacturonase; amino-acid sequence: MRLRFFTLVCLCCCWFVSSEGETVSCSKIVPLGFRSGNISITEFGGVGDGRTLNTKAFREAIYRIQHLPRVGGTLLYVPPGVYLTEPFNLTSHMTLFLAAGAVIMATQDSSNWPLIAPLPSYGRGRELPGGRYMSFMHGNGVQDVVITGENGTIDGQGDVWWNKWRQGSLQFTRPNLVEFVNSKDIIISNVIFKNSPFWNIHPVYSSNVVIRFVTILAPRDSPNTDGIDPDSSSNVCIEDSYISTGDDLVAVKSGWDEYGIAYGLPSSNITIRRVSGSSPFAGIAVGSETSGGVENVLAEHINLYKMGIGIHIKTNSGRGGFIKNITVSHVYMEEARKGIRISGDVGGHPDDKFDPNALPLVKGVTIKNVWGVKVLQAGLIQGVKNSPFTDICLYDINLRGVTGPRNPPWKCSDVSGFAHQVSPWPCSELSSNQQGSCANYS